GTGTGCTCGTGAGGCAGCAGTGGCACTGATGAGCAGTGCAGCCTGCCAGCCTGGTGAGACACAGtgggctgggacacacagggcGGGTCAGAATCAGTAGTGTTCTGAACAGTTAAGAGAAACCTTTGTACAGTACTCTGAATTCCTGGACATGTTGACTTAAGCCACGAGTGTTCCCTAGAAGGAACTGCAACCTTTTATTTTAAGATCCACCCTGAGCTggaattttcccttttcagCCCTTTAAAACCATATAGAAATTTTCCTGCAAGAAGCTTCAGATAACCTTGTCCCttgaaagagaagggaaaataaaactgTCTTCTTCCTTTAGCCTCTGAAATGCATCATCAAGCATCCCAATGGGAGCCAAGAAACAATCATGCTGAACCACACCTTCAATGAGTCGCAGATCGAGTGGTttcaggctggcagtgccctgaaCAGAatgaaggagctgcagcagaaatcaAGCTAAGTGCGCACAATGCCCCAGTGCACTGGACTCGATTCAGCTTTGGCATTTTCATGAAAGTGCAATTCCATGCCTACTGTTGGAATAAATGTCTGATCAAATGTAACCATAGCTTCCTTTTTGTTATGGTACTTCCTCTTCACTGACACTATGAAAAGGGAGTGCAGCTAGGCTTacttttgtcttttaaattcCCCGGcttcctttttctattttggCTCAATTTCAGTTCTCACACAGTTATTTATATTTGGAAATAACCAGCAAAGGTGGGTTTGTCTGCTCAGTTGGTTGTTTTCTGCCCATTCACTTTACTGATGGCTAAAgacttaaaatgaaaataaagaatgTGACCGTCTCTTCTGTCATGTGTTATTGTATTCATCATCCTAATCCCCCTCATTGTTTTTGGGAGGGTGGGAAAGAACTTCTTCTAAATCACTGCTATatggagaaaaaacccaaattgaACAGTAACTCAGTGTAGTAAAAAAAAAGCCCTCACAGCTGTCCTGGACTGTTTAGCTCTTGACATTAACCTACTGCAGGCTACACTTGTGATTATGACCACCCTCCCCCCTACATTCCTTTCTAGGGCAACACTGCCACTATTGCAGCAATGACAAACTTGCAAAGAACACCTGCTGTATCTGatttcccagcactgcacactTAGTTTCCTAAAGCACAACTTACCGCAGGAGATGGATGTTGAGGAGTCTCTCATGAGAACAGCATGCAAAACCACATCACTACCACTTCATTTACTCCTAGGAGCCCTGACCCTGTCCAAAAGGAGCTGAGCAAAACCACTACCTGGAGTAGCTGGACTTCTTCCCCTTGCCCTGGCACTACCCCAGAACAGCCTGTGTGGAAGCTCCTCACTTGTTTCACCCAAATTTCCACCTACACAAACAGCTGGGGGGTTTCTGCAAACAGTTATTTCCATCACAGCTAGATGGCTGCATGTGtgagcactgctgctctgtAGGTGGCATTCAGTAAGCTTATTGTGTGCACAGATGGACCTCAGTTACTATGTGAACCTAAAGAATTCTAGGCTCCCTTTTAATTAGGGCATTGCACCAGGAATAACAGTTGAGAATTAAGGGGTTCTAACGATGCTGCAGGGAGGGCGCTGATGACTCAGGCTTTGTTTTCACAGTTGGAGGTTAAGCAGACCCACTATCCCAGGGAATTACAGCTCCTTCGTGCCAAACGTGGCTGGCCTTGTAATTATGTGCAACATCACTCTCTTGGCAATGGGCCCTGCATGGATTTTACTCACTGTTTTGTTCCCTCCTTTCCTTGTACTGCTGTCAGGCAGGGTGATGGCAATTGTTTGTCATTGGCTGTTAGCATAGAGCAAAGCGTTGGTCTCAACTCTGTCTGCCTTGAAATCCAAGTAGCTAAACTGCAGGAGGCAAGTGTTTTcttcctgccaggcaggaagctAATAGTTTCCCCACAAATTGTACAGGAAGGCAGGCTGTGTGGTTTTTACTATTTATTCCACTTACGGTATCAAAACCCCCACAAACAAGGATTTAGCTTGTTGCTCAAAGCAGCCTTGGTCCATTTCAGCTcttaatttcatattttcagtCAAGCTCCTGCAAAGTTTTGTTCATTCTGCATAAATAGAGCCCACTCAAAAAAGTCATTCCCTTCAGCACAATAAGCAGCCTGTAGTTTTCCACAGTGGTCATCTTCACTAAGCCTGAGTTACTTTTGGGTAAACTTATTCCTATTCCCTCTGGCTGACTCGGTCCATGGCTGAAGTTCCCATTAGCAGAACATCACCAACACctctcccctgctctctcagcaaCAGCATTTTCCAGGTCTCCAGAGTACCACACCTCTACTAACTCAAGCCTTTTGCCATATCTTCTTCATTTCCTGTCAAGAGAAGAGCAGGTTTCTACTCCTCTGAGATCCAGCTCTCAGCCTAAGGAGTGATACTTCTCGATAGGTATTCTCTTCTGCCTTTACTCACTAAAGTCAACTCTTTACTTGATTCAGGCAAGCAAAGACCTCCACAATTTTCCCTCTGAGGCAAGAGACCAAAGCTCCAGCTGAGTTCGTAGCTGCTGTGCTCAAGGCTTTTTGTGCTTGTAAATTCACTTCTGCACATCAGTGAAGACGCTTCTTGAAAGCAACTGTCTGTCTCTGGCAGTTTGGAAGCTGAAGGGAAAACAGAATGGCAGATCTAATTTCTTATTCAGCTTCAGAGGAGCAATGAGCACCAGCAGGGTCCCATTGTCCCCCAAACATCCACCGGAAAGACTTTCTGTGGAGCAGGCTCCGCTGGCAGCTAACTGTTTGTCCACCACGACAGGAGGCCCAGGCCTGGCTCGCTGATTGATCCCTGTTCAcagagaggagagcagagcatgCAATTGTAAACTGCATAGAGAACAGAGGAAAATGCCTAAAAATACATCATCTTTCCTGTCTAGGTTACAGAACACAGCTGCCACTGGTTCAGATCCACCTTCCTCATGCACTGTACTCAGGTTTTATGCCAGAACACTGCAAGGAAAGACTATTCAGTTGCCACATAGACCTTGATGTGttgctcccagctctgtgctcttcATGCACACACAGTTTGCTTTAAATCAGCCTCTCGGGGAGAACCACCAACAATCACAAAGTGTTCCAGTGAAAACACTCAGAAAACAGAGCACCCACAAGAACAAcctcatttcccccttttccactCCTTCCATTTGGTGACTCTGCTTCATGGTCAGCTTAAAGCAATCAGTTCCTTGGGAAAGGGGAGCTATTTTAGACACTGAATAAACCACAACACTCACAAAGCTGTAAGAACTAATGCACATAGTTACCACAAGAGTGTAGGGTGCCTCTTTCTTCTGGACTTCTTCTGCAGCATTTGAAGTGGAAGCCTCAGCAGAGCTTGGACCGGTCGGTGACGTATCAACAAACGTCTCATCCACGACTCGGAAGCGGATCTCTTCCCCAATGTCCATGTAAAGGTCATGGGCCCCTTCTTCTGTCTCATATTCCCACACCCACACCTGCTCTGCTTCATCACTGGCCAAGGATTAAGGAGGGGAACAGCATTCTGCCTGACAGATCACTTTCTGGCAGTTCTGAGAATAGGCTCCATTCAAAGCCTTTTCACAGTTATTTTCCAAACCGCAATGTGCCGTCCCAGGTCATTGTCTGCACAGCCCAGGACCCCCATCTTTCTGATTTTCCTGCATCAAGCTGTATGCTGCTTGTCTACACATTCCCCAAAAACACCTAGCAGCAGAAAAGACCCCCAGACAAGCAAAACTCCTCAGACCCAAGACAACCTCGCCTACCACACTGGTGTACATTAGATACACACGTATGTAGACATTACATGATGTGGTAAAACCTGCACTCTAtcttcagcagcagccaagaCTGAAGGCAGGGATTACAactgggcaggggacactgcCATTCATTTCCATCAGCAGGCACAATGATCCTGCAAAACCTAATGAGCGTGAGGGCCTGTCTAGCTGTGATAACAGTCTGTGGGCCTTGCCCGACAGAAGGGCTTAGCTTCTGCTGCTGAGCACCTTCATTGTTGCAGTGGTGAATGCCTGTTGGGCCAGCACTGCACAATCTTTTGAAATGAAGTAGTGAAGTTATCAAAGGTGATCAAAGGATACAACttagctggctgctgcagggattcTGGTGGGATGACAATATCATCAAAGAATCCAAGAGAAACTGtggagaaaataatttggttAAGACTGAAACAATTCTTTGCAAATGACGTTCCACAGCAATTCCTAAAATGCATTTCTAGGctcattttccttcctctctcagGAAGGACGGTGAGATTATGCAGGAATTATTCTCTGAGCCACAATGCTCAATTTCAGTTGGCCGCAAAGCAACCACCCAGCTGAAAGTACATACAGCAACAGAGGGCACAGTCTTCgtgcctgctgggaaaggaaaaggttgTTTGGAGCAGGAATGGAAATGAAAGCGTTCCAAGAAATGAGTCAGATGCTATAGAGGTCGGTGACAAAAAAGAGCTTAGAAATCACAGATGtagtattttaaataaagacTGATACAAAGTTAGAACAGCCCGCACATCCCTCTTAAGATTTCATTATGTTGAATTTTATCAGGGAATGGACCATGCCCAAATTCAGCGACAAAAGCAGCCAAGGTAACCTTATTGTCCTAATTTAACaactgagcagcagagctcccttgtatGGAAGACTCcgagaggaaaggaaagcaaCTCATCAATTATATATTCCATGACTCTGGCAGCACTGTGTGCTCACAAAGACATTTCCCTGACACGTTTTCAGGTACAGGAAATGAACACAAATTTGCACAGCACTGTAAGAAAAATACATCAGGCCAACACAAGCCAATAGTTCcactttgaaaaaaacaaattctgttaactgaagcaaagaaagaaaccaGTCCACGCTCCAGATGGGTTTGCCTATTATTCTTGGGCAAAAGGGAGTGTGGACAAAACCATTAAGGTCAGGAGAAGCTGCCAGGCTCAAACTACCAATCACCCTCAGATCAGGGCAGCACTAGAGGCCAGTAATAGCCATTAACCAGCCCACAGAGAGCATTACTCCAGCCAAAATCAGTGTCTCAACAGCCCCAAGGACTCTGCAGCTCATGTGTCCCTAATGTCAGAAGTTGCAGCTTACCGTGGACGCCATCCTGACTGCAGCTTTTAATCTGTCCAATCAGAATCTCATCCAGGAAGGGATGGAAAACCACGTAGCGGAAATGCACTTAAAAGAAAACACATCATTAATGTTATGTCCATGTTAGTAAACTACAGTCCTCCCACAGGGAGGCAGCCATTAAAACAAAATCCCACATCCTATATGCCCTCTAAAACACCCAGTTTCTTTTACAACTTCTTTACAGGCACTGATTAGatagaaaaatgggaataagaGTTCTGATTCCTAACTGGATTGTACAAATTCTGGCAGCAGCTGATCAGCAGTGTCCTGTTCCCAGCTCCCCAGTTTTGCAAGAAGTTCACAGAAAGAAAGTGATAAACATGGAGCATGGCCTCTGATTAAGTTATGATGGAAGCACAATGCTCATAGTCAAGAGTATCAGCTGAACTTATAATTTCTTGTAATACTTCTGCCTTTTATCTTTGTCTGCAATGCTGTATTTTCATTAAATGAAATCTTCTAAATCAAGTATTATCAGATTAAACAAGGTTCTCTAACATAACTGGACTTTTCCTCCAAGCTACATAAAATGTTTCTAACTAAGTACATAGCATTTGTTATTACAAGAATGCTACACCAAGACAATCAGCCAAAGGATGCTTCTGACAAATTTAACATCATTGCAGCTGTACCTCCTCAGTGCTCCTCTTTTACATAAAGCTAGGCAGTGCATTATAAAGGAGTTATTACCAGACACAGCAGAATTTATTTAAGTGCTACCCCAGATTCTGAAAGCAGACTTTTCTCCTGAGCTCAGAGAGAAAAGTTCTCTTCTTTCAGTTCAAGGAGTAATTCTAAGTTGAGGAGCTGGATGGAGATTAAAGCAAGCAGGAAAGCCTGACATCCTCCTTCAGTATTAGAGAAGCTTTTATTTGCAGGAAATGAGTTCCACTGGAGTTAAAATTTAGACAAGGGAAGGCACATATAGCCAGTGCAGTTCCCTTCTAACAGGAGATATTTCATGTGCTCAACCTAGGATTACACATTGTAAACTGAAACTAGAAAAATGCATCTCTTACCAGTTTAAACCtttattttaactttaaaaaatgaaatttactTTTATGCACTTACTTCCAGTTTTTACTCAGATTTGCCAAGAGTCAAAGTAGAGAAATTAGtcatttcttattaaaaaaaaaatcactagaAATGTGTGATGAACCAGATCTGTCTAAGTTTCAACAAAAGTGTCATAAAACTTCCAGCTAGTACAAGAGCATAAAATGCTGTGTAAATGCTATATGTAGAAACAGGTTTCATATCCTAGCTAGGGAAAGTAagcttcaaaaagaaaaaatatcagagAAATGCAGACCAATTATTACAACTTATTTTCTGTGGGCAGACTTTCAAAAATTTTCAACTAAATTAACCCTTCCCTTACCCCACACTCTAATGGCTCTAACTGTAGAACAGAGatgagctgctgcagaaggtAAGAAGGACTGGCTATTTAAAGCTGTATTTGTACccaaaagaaaataagagacTTTCACCATGTTCTTCTTGCCCTCCTGACAGGAACACAGTTAAGGCTACTGTCCCTAACAAAGTAACTCAGCTTACATTTCCAGATCATTAATTAACCTTCTACAACACAATATAACTGAGGAAAAGCACTTACCTTTGGTATGTGATGCACCATCCCCAGGAAATATGTATGAATCCTCCAGCTTTGTGATATCATAAAGACAGATGCAGAGCCCAACATTGTACACAAcctaacaaaagaaaaaaaatcaagagcaGTAAATCAAGCAACCCACCAGGTAAAATCAAGCAAACTATGGAATTTATATGTTATGCACACCTTTTCAAAAGGCAGAAACAGAAGGGTGGCAAGATGGGATGGAGTCTGTTTTGGAACACTGCCTCCAACACCACCAGCAGCATAGAGGAACCCCAATCCAGATGTTGTGGGAGCACATTTTCACTGTCACTGGAAAGAACTGGAAAGACCACTGCTACAAAGAGAAACCCTTGGGGAAATTGTCAGTGGTGAGAGAACCTGAGCTGCCAAGACAGTAAACAGCTGCCCATCATTCACCAGCCTCACAGCTTGTCCCAACGCTACACAAGTTTTTTGCTAGAGTTACACTCTCAGAAGCCTCTAGGCTTgccattatattatattatattaattatattatattatactatatcagtataataatattataacactttgtattatattatattagcTCTGGGGAGACACGAGGCAAACTCTTGTTTTCTCTGCTACTTCTGAGACAGCTTCACTGCCTACAAAATTTGAGGCATCTACCAGTCATCAGTGGAAGAAGGAAGACTTTTGCTCTTCATAACCTGCCTGTATAATCTGCTATTCACAACCCTCGACCCCTTCAGCTTGCTCTTTTGAGCTCCTTTCACATTTACAGCTGCATTTTGAGTTTTGCACCTTCCCCATGTTGACAGCCATACACTAATCACAGTCAtggggctgcacagggaaactCTGACCTCCAGGTCCACCAGAAAACACTTTTTATATCCTGCACCAAAGACCACTTTCTTAATGCCACCAGGTATTCCAATTACTAAGCACGGACCAAATCAGCTATTAACAGCTTCATTCCTTTTCCAGTATTACTGTTCTACATGTGTTTACATAGGGTTTTTGTCTTTAAATTCCCCACTGCATggattatttttcatttgtttttcagaCCGCATTTTGGATTGCTCCTTTTaacacaaagcagcagctgctctcactTCTCTTCCATGCTCCTCTGCCCCATCTGGTGTTTCAGTATCTTCCCATTACAACATCAGCCATTAGAAAAATGTCCTCTTTGAGATGATACGTGGCTGTCTCTTTGTTTACAGAGGTAGGGGATGGCCTTCACATCTAAACCCATCTGACACCTCACCCACGCACCTCAGTAGGCACAAACACAAGGAAGGAACGCTCGGGGATGTTGGGATGCCTTCATCAACCTATACGTGACCCACGCTTTACCTTATTGGCCAATTTCTTGTTTAGCTCCTCAGCAATGGACTCGTTCAGTTTCCTTTCAAACTGCCAGGGAGGAATTCTCACAGTGTCAGTCATCTCCACCAGGACAAACATGGTGCCGGGGGGCGAGGAGACGCCAACAGCCTCGGGAATGGGAGGGCTTGGAGCAATGGGCTAGGAAGGCAGCCGAACGTGTGGCTCGGAGCCCGTTGGGGCGGTGTCCCGGCTGTCCCGAAGGAAACAGGCCCGGGAGCGCCCGGGATGCGCCGCGAGGTGCCGGGAGCGCCCCTCACCCGCCCGCCGCACGCGGAGCCGCACCGCGCGCCCCGGCCTCGCGCCACTTCCGGCGCCGCGGCAACCAATCGCGCTCGGCGGGCGGGTCGCGCGCCCTGATTGACACGGGGcggggccccgccgccgccattTTGTCCGTCCTCAGGcagggcggggccgggccgggctcggcccCTGCTGACCCCGGAGCGGGGCAGGATCCGGGGAGGCCCGGGGACCGGTTTTGGCTGATATAAAAGTGGAGAGGGGCTCAGTGCCCGGGCGTCCTTTGTAGGGATGCTGTGTAGTTCCCTCCCCTCCACCTCCGGGCACTTTCCCCCGTGCCACAGCTAGAACAATTCCCGACTGCAGTTATTCCGATTTAATTTATCATTTTCGTAAACTTTAATCCGTATAGGGCAGCAAAGATCACAACAGCGCGGAACAGGTCAGATAGGAAGGGAGTACGGTGGGGTAtttggtccaacctccctgctcaagcagggttgATAAATAACAGAGAATAGAAATTTTCAGAGATAGTCTTCTGTGTATCCTACGTAGATAAAGAATGCCTGCTTTCTAATGCTTCAGATTGTGTTAGAAAGTTTGCTTTCCAGCCATTTTGGTATCGTGGTTATCCCaaagcacatggcacaggaattgcatccagagAATTCCTGTGTTCCCTCTGCAGTGAGGaggactccacagcctctctgggcaatctgttccaatctgttccagtggccgggcacctgcacagtaaaAAAAGTTCTTCATggtcaggtggaacttcctgtgcaccAGTTTCTGCCCCATTGCCTgttgtcctattgcttggcaccactgggaagagcctggctccagcctcctgGCACCCTTCCTGTACTGATACACAttgatgaggtcccctctcagtgTTCCCGAgcctgaacaggcccagctccttcagcctttcctcaAAAGAGCCGAACTCCAGTCCCCTGATTATCCTTGTTGCCCTCTGCTggacctgctgcaggagctccatgtctctcttgtgcTCAGGAGCCCAAAGATGAAAGTCTCTGCCAATTCTTCAGCTGTTTGCCCACATCTCCAGCAAACCTGAGTGGGTTTATAATCCTCTTTGCACCTGGAAGTCCCTCACTGTGTCTGCCCAGTGCTTAGGTCAAGGTTCTTTTCAGGGACAAACTGCCACCATACAGAGCTGGAATAATTTGAGTGTTAATTGCCAAAATAGAAACCAACCCCCCTTGGATAATTTTTGAGGCCTCGGTGCGTTCTGCAGTGAGGGAATCAGTGTGAGGGAGAAGCAGCATGAGGGATGGCATAAAAACAAGGGGGTGTGCTAACATCTGAGGTTTGTCAGGGAAATGAAAGGAGGTTGTTTGAAGTGTGCTTAAAAAAAGATCTGCCAGGAAAACCAAACATCCCTGGCTGACAGTGAAAACTGCACTGTCAGCATCATGGCTTTGATGCTAAGGCTAAGTGTGTCATCCCCCACGCTCCCCAGCAGCGTGTGGTGGGACAGTAACGAGCAGTTTAGGTAAGAAATCATTAAATGCTGAACTGtctgggaaagggagggggaaaCAAGGTTGGAAATACCCTGGTTAGGCCTCATTAAGAAGGTACCTGTCTTGGACAAGGAGGTgttgttttcttctcaattCTCTGTTTCATCAGGGTCTATTAGGTTGTggggttgttgttgtttttgttttaaattaacgTGGCTGGTTTGCCCATGTTTGGCATGTTAGTATTAAATAGGGTCCCAGAAACAAGATTTCCCCTGTCACCTGGGAAGAGCAGCATTTTCCTTGCAGCAGCATCTACTGTCTCAGCaaggagctctgctgccagcacagcagacaCACTCTATCAGAACACCTCAACCCAAATCCCCAGCGTTTCTTGCTGCTCTTGTCCTACTTCAGGGAGTCTTACAAAGGCTCCTTTCTCCTGCACTCCACTCAGGGCTGTGCTAATCTCGGCACTGCACAGCTTTGCTGGCACACATGCCACATCCCTTGCTGCTCTGTCCTGGCCTCATGCAGGTCTGGCAGTGCAAAGTTTGACCTTTATCAAGTGCAGCTTTTGCAGGTGTCTGTAGCTGCTTCAGGAGACCGAATTGTTCTCAACCCTGTCCTCATGGCAGGGGAAGAAATAGCTTTGGTATCACACAAGCAAAGAGAATTTAGGCACTGGTGGTTTTGGCAAGGTAATCACTCTGGGTGCTTATATATAAGAACTGTAGGGTTAAATAGGGGCATGTGCTCAGGGAATAGTAGACTGAAATACCTGGGAGAacatgggaaatggaaagaagtGAATTTGGACAGAGTCATATCATACTTCCATTTCTAGCCCATTCTTGAGCTAACATTTTCCACACTTTCAATACCCATGCCCCATCGGGGGCTTTTGGGTGCCCAATACAAAGCAGACACATCTTCCTTCAGCCTTATCCACAGCTCCCAAAACCAGCTGTGTGAGATCTACAGGGCCTTGCTTCACACTGTCTTGGGTCCTATGAGTGAGGTCTTTCGTGTGCTGTAAAGTGCAGACCAAGCAAGATGCGCAGAAACTCTCTCCTGTTTCAGCTCTGTGATTGCCAGCAAGGATTGAATGCTGTGGGCCATTCCTCAGTAAGGACAATAAGATTCCTCTTCTCTCTGCAGCTGTGTGTTTTGCTGAAACTTGCAGGTACTTCGATTTCATGCTGGGGAAACTGAATTGAAATGTGTGCAGAGAAAGCTGGTGAGGGTAGTGTCGGATGAGCTTCTCTGCCTCTGGTACCAGGCTACAGTCACCCCAGAGCTGAGTCTGGCTGTCAGTGTTTTAGCCTCCACCAGTAATATCCCGGGCTGTGGGAAATTGTTTCCAGTCTCACTTTCTACAGGTAGCTCCTCCCCAATCCCAAGTGGTGCATGCCTGGGCTGTCTATGCATGACTGATGTTGCTCTGTTCCCACCTAGGTTTTCTCCCTGGAGGAATTCCATATTTCATAAATATCTGTCTTCAatgtaaaaatataaacaaaagcCAAATTATGCTCTGTAGAATATGGGTGTTGCCTCAGCTAATGGTAGTGCTCAGAGTTGCACTAtatttattgctgctgctgaagtgtCTTGCTGTTGAGATGATGTGAAAACATCTTGGTTTTGCTGAGTTGTCTCCTCCCAGCAACACTGACATGGTGAATACCCAGAAATCCACAGTGCCTGTACATACTTTTTTACACATAACCATAAAGTCTCTAGAGTCTCTCTCAGCAGTACTGGAGCTTTTCCAGTATTTCAGAGCATGATTCTCAGTTGCtgggttggttgggttttttttaagctttagctgctggaatccaggggtTGCAGAAGAGTTTTTCTGTCCCTCAGAGAAAATACCAGACATTTATCATTCTCTTGATTGTACaggaaaactggaaaataatatttgaaGTTACCTGAAGGATTGGAACCTTTGAGGAAAATGAAAGGGGCCCCAAATTACTTGGTTTAAGATTTCCTCTGTCCCCACATGCCCATGGCTCTTGGAGAAAACTGGCTCAGGAATGCTAGGGGAGGTGAGTGGTAATTTGCATCTCAACAGTTCTGGCCCTCCTTTGATTGACTCCAAAGGAATTATGTATCTTCTCACATAAAAAGTCCTCCCcgctcctgcctgtgcttccATCTCTGCAGGCATCTCTGGCACCCCCACTCCCACTCTCTGTTTGATCAAAGCTTCCCCTCTTCTCCTTTTATCATTTTTAAAGCATGCCTGCTATAGACTCTCTGCCTCCTCCGCTGCAGCACATGCCCAGAGTCACCTTCCAGCCAAACATACTTCAAGTTCCTGTGCATTTTCCATCAAGAGCCTTTATGTGGGAGAGCCAAAGCTGTCCCCCAAGAAAGGAGAAGCCATCTCAGGATAAACTCAGAGTGAAGACTGAGAGCTGGCTGGAGCCTCCTCCCCTTCTTTTGCAAAGTTCTGAAGAGTAGACTGGAGAGATAAGACTTGTGGTGTCTGTAGGGCATGAATGGAGCTCCTGTTCTGTCCTGGAATACTCCTTGAAAAGCCACAAACAGCGTGATGGGCAATGGCAGAACTCACTGGCACTTGGAGTTTCAGTGCTTCTTGGTGCCCTTGCCATGGGCTGTTCTCTTCTGCCTGTGGAGCTTTTTTCTGCATTATAATTCATTGACAGGAGAGAGACAAGTGCTTTGTGATCTCATCCCTCTGTAAAAGCCCTTGGGACAGCCCCATATCAACACCCAGTacggggatggatggatggatggatggatggatggatggatggatggatggatggatggatggatggatacaACCAGGTGGAGCAGTTGTAACCCTCACTCCTGACTCTGTGCCATGCCTCGTGGTTCCCACACAATTTgtgtgctgccctgcagccctgagggTGTTTGTGGAACACAAGTTTGGCTGTCAGTGTTGTTCATGGTGATGTTGTTCATCACCATGTTCAGCTACTTAGAATGTATCAAGGAAAGAGTTTAAGGAAACAAAAGCAACCCACAACCACCCCACGTCACAGGATGCCCAtaacagctccctgcagcactgacacTGCACCATGGTTGTTCCAGGTTGTTGT
This Agelaius phoeniceus isolate bAgePho1 chromosome 5, bAgePho1.hap1, whole genome shotgun sequence DNA region includes the following protein-coding sequences:
- the POLR3H gene encoding DNA-directed RNA polymerase III subunit RPC8 — encoded protein: MFVLVEMTDTVRIPPWQFERKLNESIAEELNKKLANKVVYNVGLCICLYDITKLEDSYIFPGDGASHTKVHFRYVVFHPFLDEILIGQIKSCSQDGVHVSLGFFDDIVIPPESLQQPAKFDEAEQVWVWEYETEEGAHDLYMDIGEEIRFRVVDETFVDTSPTGPSSAEASTSNAAEEVQKKEAPYTLVGSISEPGLGLLSWWTNS